The DNA window agcgcgccaattgggcttctgtagctccagaaaatccacttcgagtgcagggaggttagaatccaacagcatctgcagtccttttcagtctctgaatcagatttttgctcaggtccctcaatttcagccagaaaatacctgaaatcacaaaaaaaacacacaaactcatagtaaagtccagaaaagtgaattttaactaaaaactaataaaaattatactaaaaactaactagatcctactagaaacataataaaaataatgccaaaaagcgtacaaattatccgctcatcagtagggTGTCCGTAGATTTGGTGGTACTCACAATATTAtgtccgatttcctcctccttttttgctttaAATTGGGTGAGGTGGTGGAATCTTCTCTGTGTGGCATATCTCTCGGTAGACGTCCACAAGAGATACTCGAAGTGGGGTGTAATGGTGGTATTTTTTAGGTTTCTCTCCATGTtggtcttcttttttcttggagtcTTTGTCCTTATCCCGAGATGGGTAGGGGTAACCAGGTTTTGAGGTCTCCCCTAGTCgagagttctcctccatgttaatgtatttttttGCCCTCTCCTGTACCTCGTTTAATGACGTAGgatgtttctttgatatggagtggctaaaaggtccttttTGCAAGCCATTGATAAGACACATGATGGCTGCTTCCATTGGCAAACTTTGTATGTCTAGACAtactttgttgaatctttccatgtagttatgAAGACTCTCGCagtctccttgcttgatccttAATAAGCTTGGAGCgtgtttggctttatccttttggatggagaatctagcAAGAAACTTTTTCACTAGGTCGTCAAAACTTGTGATGGATCTAGGAGGCAAACTGTCGAACCACTTGATTGCTATCTTTGTTAGGGTagttgggaaggctttgcatcgaatAGCGTCCGAGgcatcggtgagatacattctacttctaaaattgctgagatgatggcttagATCGGAAATACCGCCGTATGGGGTCATGTCGGGAGCTTTAAAATCCTTTGgaactttagctttcatgatttctttggtgaagGGATCTTGATCCTTGTGAGAGTTGTCATTGTGATTGGATTGAATGGTTTTAGCTTTGAGATTAGCCTCGAGCTTTAGGAGCTTGTCATCTAGCTCTCGGCGTCGCCTGGTTTCTCTTCGAAGGTCCTTCTTGGCTTCCCGTTGGTGCACGACCTCTTTTTCGAGTTGTTTGAGACGATCTTGTTGAGCTTGTAGGGCCTCCATGATTTCTGTATTTTACCTCCACGCATCTTTTAGTGTGCTGTCgcatttttatgcggcgttctatTTTCTAGATCGGAATCGTTGTTGTCATgattgtccgccatggtgatgggatgacttccaggttctccggcaacggtgccaatgttccgagggttacctgaaactataggtcaGTCTCGAACGAGATCTATGACGGTGGCCGGAGCCGATGTGTCTGACTTGCTGGACTTggtggtgctgctgatcctttgtcaccgaagggtggtggtacctacaagagactccgatgcctaagttagcacaGGCTTCAGGCAgtttttttagtagaatcagagtatgagttatacctgcgtgctccagtgtatttatagtagtgtgggATGACTTttttggagataagatagttatcttatcttcaagggggACCACCCTTATCTTTCTAGGCCTTGGCCGCTTTTGGATTTGGTTGTGTCCCTTAGTTCGGGCCTATTTGGGACCTCTAGTCAATTTGGCCGAACTCTTTATGAAGAGATTGGGGAACCTGGTCCGATGAGGTCGGTCGCGTTGTCCGAAATCAGCCTGGGTCGGAAAGTTCGACCCGGGGTATGAATAAGTACCTAGGCAATTTAGGTGCTGTATgatggattttgtgttttttggtgGTTTGTTGTGGCTTTATGTAGTTTCTTTCTTGCTCTATAAGTGAGAAAGCTCTTACACTTACTAATGCAAACTTGAAGGCATTTAAGAGGAAAATTAGGGGTCGTCCACAAACTTTGTTAAGGACGGTGAGGGAGGTGGGGTGAAGCAGGATGGAAGTTTTAAGAGGAAGAGGGGTGATGGTTCGTCAAAGGTGGTTGATCTTACTGACGTAAAGGAGGGTTCTGCTACCTTTACTGCCGAGGAGATTAGTGCAGCATATGAGAGTCAGATGGTTCTTCACGGTTACAAAGAAGGTCCTCAAACTCTCTCTGGTCCTCTGACTATCCGTTCATGGTTATTGCTGATGAAGTTGCCTAGGTGGATTCTGCTGTTAGGATCATCCATGATGCTAGGAAAGTTGGAGTTGCCCGCTATCTACAAGTAGCTTTACTTGTTACTTGCCTTTGgtttatttctttattaatgGCTTGATGTCTTTTCTTTAGGTAATTAGAGCAAGGCTTCTTTCCATTGATCGGACTTCTGAGTTTGATGCTATTCTAGATGGTGACCATGTTGCTGCTATCAAAAAATTGAATGAGTCTTTGGAGGAGAGAGACTTACGAGTGGAAAAGCTTAGGGGTGAAGTGAAGATTTTGATAATAGGAAAAAGAGTGTCTCCTCTTGTCCATATCATTTTTATGACAAGTAAAATTTCAAAGATGAAACATTCCAAATTCCAGTGACGTCTCCGCCCTGGAGTGTTTGAAGTTTGTATGCTCCTTTTTCGACGATCTTTATAACTCGGTAGGGGCCTTCCCACGTTGCTGCTAGTTTGCCATGTGTGTGAGGCTTTCTTGCCACTACTGTCCGTCTGGGGACGAGGTCTTGCCCGGGAAAGGTTCTTGTTTGTACCTTCCTGTTATATTTCTTTCATATTATTTCCTGCATTGCTAATTGTCTTATTTTGGCTTTGTCTCTATCTTTGTCAATTATGTCAAgctcaattattttgatgtcgTCATTTTCTTCTGCCGAAGTGTTATTTCTATGAGGTAAAGAGATTGAGATTTCGACTGGGATCATAGAATCCGTCCCATATACCAATTTGAATAGTGTTTCTTGtgttgttatttgtattgtggTGTTGTAGCTCCACAAAACCTCAGGTATTAGCTCGGCCCATTATCCATTAGCGTCTCCGAGCTTTTTCTTTAATGCGTTGTGGATGACCTTATTAGCAGCCTCGGTGAGTCCATTAGTTTGTGGATGTTCTACTGATGAAAAGTGGTGCTTTATCtgaaattcattcaaaaattttGCTAAACTTTGGTCGGTGAATTATTGGCCATTATCAGTGATAATATCGTGAGGTaatccaaaacaacaaataatatttttccaaATGAAAGATCTTACTTTATTAGCTCCTATTTTCGCTAATGGAGTTACATATATCCACTTTGAAAAGTAGTCAATTGTTACGAGTAAGTATTTTACTTGGCCTGGTGCTTTTGAAAAAGGGCGGAGGATATCTAGCCCCCACTTCTAAAAAGGCCATCTTACCTCCAAGGTATGTAATTGCTCGACAAGGTTGTGgatggctgatgagcggataatttatacgctttttggcattatttttagatagtttttagtaggttctagctactttttagtatatttttattagttttttagcaaaattcacatttctagactttactatgagtttgtgtgtttttctgtgatttcaggtattttctggctgaaattgaaggacctgagcaaaaatctgattcagaggctgaaaaaggactgctgatgctattggattctgacctccctgcactcgaaatagattttttggagctatagaaacccaaatggtgcgatctcaattgcgttggaaattagacatcctgggctttccagaaatatataatagtctatacttttctcgagttttgatgacgaaaactggcatccaaacgccaacttcctgccttgttctggcgttaaacgcgaGAAACAGTatacaagctggagttaaacgcccaaactggcataaaagttggcgtttaactccaagaaaagtctctacacatgaaagcttcaatgctcagcccaagcacacatcaagaGGGCCCAGAAGTGGTTTTTTgtatcatttacttatttttgtaaaccctagtaactagtataaataggaccttttactattgtattagacatctttggattatccttagatcatcttttgatattttgatcatcttttgatctcttgatcacgttttgggggctggccatttggccatgcctggacctttatcacttatgtattttcaatagtggagtttctacacactatagattaaggtatggagctctgctgttcctcgagtattaatgcaaagtactattgttcttctattcaattcaagcttattcttattctaagatattcactcgcacttcaacctgatgaatgtgatgatccgtgacactcatcatcattctcccttatgaacgcgtgcctgacaaccacttccattctacctgcgaaagctagagtgtgtatctcttgggtttctaatcaacgattcacatcgactcccctctgacaattgGGCATCTaaatctgagattagaaccttcgtggtataggctagaatcaattggcagcattcctaagatccggaaagtctaaaccttgtctgtggtattccgagtaggatctaggaagggatgactctgacgagcttcaaactcgcgactgtggggcgtagtgacagacgcaaaaggatcattggatattattccgacacgattgagaaccaacagctaaTTAGCCacgcggtagctgtgcctggtatttttcatctaagACGAGAAacccgacagttgattagccgtacagaaaccataGATagccattttcactgagaggacgggaggtagccattgacaacggtgatccccaatATACAGCTtcccatggaaaggagtattggtgcacaaaattgtgatcatcaatggcgccatcaacatggtacgctcaattgcaatctcaacactttatcacaacttcgcacaactaaccagcaagtgcactgggtcgtccaagtaataaaccttacgcgagtaagggtcgaccccacggagattgttggtatgaaacatgctatggtcatcttgtaaatctcagtcaggcagattcaaatggttatagatgatttatgaataaagtataaaataaagatagagatacttatgtaattcattggtgagaatttcagataagcgtatggagatgctttgtcccttccgtctctctgctttcctactgtcttcatccaatccttcttattcctttccatggcaagctgtatgtagggtttcaccgttatcagtggctacctcccatcctcttagtgaaaatgttcaacgcgctctgtcacagcacgactattcagctgtcgattctcgatcatgtcggaatagaatccagtgattcttttgcgtctgtcactaatgccccacaatcgcgagtttgaagctcgtcaccgtcagtcaatccttgaatcctactcagaataccacagacaaggtttagaccttccgattctcttgaatgccgccatcaattctagcttataccacgaagattccgattaagggatccaagagatatccactcaatctaaggtagaacggaggtggttgtcaggcacacgctCATAagtgaggatgatgatgagtgtcacggatcatcacagtcatcaagttgaggaacaagtgatatcttagaacaagaataagccgaattgaatagaagaacaatagtaattgcattaatactttaggtacagcagagctccataccttaatctatggtgtgtagaaactccaccgttgaaaatacataagaacaaggtctaggcatggccgaatggccagcctcccaaatagggttcaatcataaaaacatgatcaaaatattcaagtgatcaaaagacgaaaatacaatagcaaaaggtcctacttatagagaactagtagctagggtttataaaaatgagtaaatgacataaaaatctacttccgggcccacttggtgtgtgcttgggctgagcattaaagcattttcgtgtagagactcttcttggaattaaacgccagcttttgtgccagtttgggcgtttaactcccattcttgtgccagttccggcgtttaacgccgggcagttttgagctgatttggaacgccggtttaggccatcaaatctcgggcaaagtatgaactattatacatttatggaaagctcaggatgtctactttccaacgcaattgagagcgcgccaattaggcttctgtagctccaaaaaatccacttcgagtgcagggaggtcagaatccaacagcatctgcagtcctttttagcctctgaatcagatttttgctcaggtccctcaatttcagccagaaaatacctaaaatcacagaaaaatacacaaactcatactaaagtccagaaaagtgaattttaactaaaaactaataaaaatataataaaaattaactaaaacatactaaaaacatactaaaaacaatgccaaaaagcgtataaattatccgctcatcaagtatgaatgattgaatgaagacagtaggaaagcagagattcagaaggaataacgcatctccatacgcttatctgaaattcccaccaatgaattacataagtatctctatctttattttgtgtttatttatcttttaattatcaaaactctaacTATCTGAATccgtctgactgagatttacaagatgaccatagcttgcttcaagccgacaatctccgtaggatcgacccttactcgcgtaaggtattacttggacgacccagtacacttgctggtcagctgtgcCAAGTTGTGAAGAGACGTGTGAATCATGGtcttgtgcaccaagtttttggagccatgccTGGTGAcaacaatttcgtgcaccaatggcTGAGGAATGTTTTTGGCAGCTGTAGCATTTTTTAACTTTGTTAATACAATCTTGTTCATTATTGTCCAGTAATATCCGACCcatgctattttttatgcttGGCTTAATCCTCCTATATGGTTGCCACATACTCCTTCGTGGGCTTCATCCATGacgattttattttcttctttactTAAACATCGTAAGAGGGGTTGAGAAAAACCTCTTCTGTATAATTTGTTTCCGATTAGTGTGAAGTTTATTGTGCGCCTTTTGAATGTTTTGATATCTGATACTTCTTGTGGTATCTTCCTTGTTTGTAGGTATTGTTTGTATGGCGTTCTCCACTCCTCCCCTGCGATATTGAAAAAATAGCTTTTCTACTAAAACTCGGTTCAGTAAGTGTCAGATGAGATATAACAGAATCATTCAAACATTTCCTAATTGTTTCTAGCTTCGACAATGTGTCTTCTCGGGTGTTTTGTTCTCGAGCTATGTGTGTGATTTTTATTGAATAGAAATGAGAGATGAGATCTTTCAACGAGCTATGATAATTTTCTAGTAGTTGATCTTTTACCTGGAAATTCCCTGTTACCTGTTGTACGACTAGTTGTGAGTCACAATAGACCTGAAGATGGGTAATGCTTAGAGATTGTGCTAGTCTTAGTCCCGCGAGTAGTGCTTCATACTCAGCTTGATTGTTGCTTGTTTGGAATGTGAACCGAATGGACTGTTCGGTTTGTAGATCGTGTTTATTTGTGAGTAAGACACCTGCTTCAGAGCCTTCAGTGTTTGAGGCCCCGTCAACATATAGTTCCCAGATACAATGTTGTTTTGGGTGTTCTGCTAATTCCGCTATAAAGTCGGCCAAGAGCTGTGCCTTCATCGCTGTCCTGGGTTCATAGGTAATGTCAAACTCCGAGAGCTCGATTGACCATTTCACTAATCTCCCTGAGACTTTTGGTCTTGTTAAAATTTGTCGTAGAGGTTGGCTTgtttttactatgattttgttgCTCTGGAAGTAGTGCCTTAGCCTCCTGGCTGAGATCACCAATGCATATGCTAACTTTTCCATCGGTGAGTATCTTAGCTCTGCATTTTGTAATGTTTTACTTGCAAAATACACTAGGCCTTGCTTTCCATCTATTTCTGTCATTAATGCCGAGCTTATAACATTACGGGTAACagataaatatattagtaaagGCTTACATGGACTAGGCTTTTGTAAAATGGGTGGAGAGAACAGTATTGTTTTGAGTTTTTAGAAGGCTGTCTCGCATTCATCATTCCCATTGAATTTTGTTTACAttttgtgtaacaccctaccatacaaagtcttatgcttaagtcataattcagatatggcaaggtattaggacctctaaagtaaaatttagtacgtataatAGTGTGAAGAATGATTATAACTatgagcctttgaagaaaaaggggtaaaacaaaatcgtaACTCGAaggcgcaacactccgatcgaaaACGTAACGAATAAAGGATAAACTAACGTGaggttatatatatacaaaagagtgccaaaaacaggaatatcaagactcaaaatccggttgcgaagataaccggttcgagcataaaaatatatacatgtaaatatATAAAGCAATAAACCCAAAGGAAACACAAAgggacaaaaaaaatacaaaaaacttattctccaaaatctcctctaagaggagtcatcacagtttgtgttatttaatggagataaaagtatctaagagaAAACATAAAACCAACATAGAGTCCCGAGAActaaggatcttcgctaatccagaagtctcctaCATGCTTCaacgggaaacctcacgtcctgcatctgaaaactaCAAAattcgcatgggtgagaactggaggttctcagtatggtaacagtgcccacatatctaacatgtaatgtcctggGAAATCCAAAGACAATCCTAGAACATCCAacagataattcaaagcttataaacaggctaaaccataaatggcaactgactaaggatttcttcagtctaactaatacctccctttccaattccttcagacctcccaaccaccatcaGGAGTATAATATGGCAACAATAGTTATATCAGATAAGAGATATACAATTACGAAGCAGATatggcatttagacaattagcaagtaatatgcagacAATTAGGCAAttccaaacaattcacataatatgcatatgataaaTGCCTgtcctaatggctgatgatatcatctgtcgattatatagctgataaaccactattttatggtttatcttgtgctcaattgagtgatttttgtCAACTCtttacctacttattcatatgatttgcatggttttacattctccttcctgattttgtgctatgattgaaaatatgcttctttggcttttaattttcttttatttaaatcctctcttattatcattcgatgccttgatatgtgtgttaagtgatttcagagattacagggcaggaatggctcagaggatggaaaggaagcatgcaaaattgGAAGGAATACatgaagttgaaggaactgcaaagctgtcagcctgaccctctcgcactaaaacgaccataacatgagctacagaggtccaaatgatgcggttccagttgcgttggaaagctaatgtccggggcttcgatttgatatataatttatcatagttctcttctatttttagatattctaatgcttttatttgtatttgatttatgttgcccaattggcttattggtgcacgaatttgtaatccgcacaactaaccagcaagtgcactgggtcgtccaagtaataccttacgtgagtaaggNNNNNNNNNNNNNNNNNNNNNNNNNNNNNNNNNNNNNNNNNNNNNNNNNNNNNNNNNNNNNNNNNNNNNNNNNNNNNNNNNNNNNNNNNNNNNNNNNNNNNNNNNNNNNNNNNNNNNNNNNNNNNNNNNNNNNNNNNNNNNNNNNNNNNNNNNNNNNNNNNNNNNNNNNNNNNNNNNNNNNNNNNNNNNNNNNNNNNNNNNNNNNNNNNNNNNNNNNNNNNNNNNNNNNNNNNNNNNNNNNNNNNNNNNNNNNNNNNNNNNNNNNNNNNNNNNNNNNNNNNNNNNNNNNNNNNNNNNNNNNNNNNNNNNNNNNNNNNNNNNNNNNNNNNNNNNNNNNNNNNNNNNNNNNNNNNNNNNNNNNNNNNNNNNNNNNNNNNNNNNNNNNNNNNNNNNNNNNNNNNNNNNNNNNNNNNNNNNNNNNNNNNNNNNNNNNNNNNNNNNNNNNNNNNNNNNNNNNNNNNNNNNNNNNNNNNNNNNNNNNNNNNNNNNNNNNNNNNNNNNNNNNNNNNNNNNNNNNNNNNNNNNNNNNNNNNNNNNNNNNNNNNNNNNNNNNNNNNNNNNNNNNNNNNNNNNNNNNNNNNNNNNNNNNNNNNNNNNNNNNNNNNNNNNNNNNNNNNNNNNNNNNNNNNNNNNNNNNNNNNNNNNNNNNNNNNNNNNNNNNNNNNNNNNNNNNNNNNNNNNNNNNNNNNNNNNNNNNNNNNNNNNNNNNNNNNNNNNNNNNNNNNNNNNNNNNNNNNNNNNNNNNNNNNNNNNNNNNNNNNNNNNNNNNNNNNNNNNNNNNNNNNNNNNNNNNNNNNNNNNNNN is part of the Arachis duranensis cultivar V14167 chromosome 1, aradu.V14167.gnm2.J7QH, whole genome shotgun sequence genome and encodes:
- the LOC107486194 gene encoding uncharacterized protein LOC107486194, with translation MEALQAQQDRLKQLEKEVVHQREAKKDLRRETRRRRELDDKLLKLEANLKAKTIQSNHNDNSHKDQDPFTKEIMKAKVPKDFKAPDMTPYGGISDLSHHLSNFRSRMYLTDASDAIRCKAFPTTLTKIAIKWFDSLPPRSITSFDDLVKKFLARFSIQKDKAKHAPSLLRIKQGDCESLHNYMERFNKVCLDIQSLPMEAAIMCLINGLQKGPFSHSISKKHPTSLNEVQERAKKYINMEENSRLGETSKPGYPYPSRDKDKDSKKKEDQHGEKPKKYHHYTPLRVSLVDVYREICHTEKIPPPHPI